TGACCTTAAAACGAAATTTGATCGAAACTCGAGAACCTCGATTTTTGATTGGGTAGAGGTAGAGGTCATGCGTGTAGGCAAAGGTAAGTGGCAAAAAGGAAAGATGAGAATTGAGTGTGTTTTCGTGCTTAACGAAGATGAAGAAAATATACAAAATCCTGAAGATAACCCTTTAGACGAACTGAGAACAAGGATCAGTGAGTTTGACGAACAAAATAAATGACTCGTACAAAGCGAATTTCTATACCAAGATCAGTTAGAGAATATGTTCTAAATAGGGATAACCATCAATGTAAGTCTTGTGGCAAAAAGAGTTCAGAAGTCAAGTTGCAGATCGATCACATTCTCCCTCTTGCGAAAGGAGGCGTTAACGACATTAGCAACTTACAAACCCTTTGCAAAGGCTGTAATCAAAAGAAAAGTGCCAAGATCGATAATCGTTTTCGGCGAGACTACACCTTATAACTATCCCCAGAGCAAGTCTATTGCTGGGATTGACATACCAGGTATGGAGCTTCAGTGCTGTGCGATGTTGCCGTGACATATACACAGACCAGTTCCCTATGTCATCAGATCTTACTAAACCGCCGTAGTGCAGGGCGGGCAACTCCATATAAGATAGCCATGGCCAGAGCGTTATCGTTCTATTCAGAACCGCAGGCTTTGGTGCATCGAGTAAATCGTCCGCTCAGGACGACTGTTAAACGAATCGTCTAACGAAAGTAGGGAATTGCCCATGGGTCGCGCAGAGAAAGTTGTCCTAGCCTATTCCGGTGGCGTCGATACCACCGTCTGTATTCCCTACCTGATGAACGAGTGGGGCGTAAAAGAGGTGATTACCCTAGCGGCAGACCTAGGCCAGGGCGACGAGCTAGAACCGATTCGCGTCAAAGCGCTGAATGCCGGGGTGAAAGAATCCCTAGTCGCCGACCTGACCGAAGAATTTATCACCGACTACGCCTTTCCAGCCATCCAGGCCAACGCGCTGTACGAAAACCGCTACCCCCTCTCCACCGCCCTGGCTCGTCCACTAATTGCTAAGGCCCTGGTAGAGGCCGCCGATCGCTATGGGGCTGATGCTGTCGCCCACGGCTGCACCGGTAAGGGCAACGATCAGGTGCGTTTCGATGTGGCGATCGCCGCCCTCAACCCCGGCCTCAAGGTGCTGGCCCCCGCCCGCGAGTGGGGTATGGGCCGCGAAGAGACCATTGCCTACGGCGAAAAAATGGGCCTCGCCTTCCCAGTGAAAAAATCCAGCCCCTATTCTATTGACCGCAACCTGCTGGGCCGCAGCATCGAAGCCGGGCCGCTCGAAAACCCCATGACCGAGCCCCTAGAAGAAGTGTTTTTGATGACCGAGGCGATCGAAAACACCCCCAATGAACCGGAATATATCGACATCGGCTTTACCAAGGGGCTGCCCACCAGCCTCAACGGTGAAGCCCTCGGCCCAGTAGAGCTGATTACGCAGCTGAATGAAATTGCTGGTCGCCATGGCGTGGGCCGCATCGACATGATCGAAAACCGCCTGGTGGGCATCAAGTCTCGCGAAATTTACGAAGCCCCCGCCCTGCTGGTGCTGATCGACGCCCACCGCGACCTGGAGAGCCTCACCCTCACCGCCGATGTCACCCAGTACAAGCGCGGCATTGAAGAAACCTACAGCCGCCTGGTCTACAACGGCCTCTGGTATAGCCCCCTCAAGCTGGCCCTGGATGCCTTCATTCAGCAGACCCAGGAGCGGGTCAGCGGCACCGTGCGGGTGAAGCTGTTTAAAGGCACCAACCGGGTAGTGGGTCGCGAGTCTAACCTCGCCCTCTACAGCGATGCCCTGGCCACCTACAGCTCCGACGACACGTTTGACCACAAGGCTGCCGAGGGCTTTATCTACGTGTGGGGCCTGCCCACCCGCGTCTGGTCTGAGAAAATGCGCGGTTAGCGCCTAGGAGTAGATGGCGATGGCTCAAAGCCCCTCTCCCAAGATTGGGAGAGGGGTTTGGGGAGAGGGTAAATTCGCTGCCAACTGTTTTGTTTTCGATATTTCGATCTAGTGAGGTTGGCTAGAGCACTAGCGGCACCTAGCAGGTGGACTTTGTTGGGTTACACTGCGTTTCACCCAACCTACTCGCGTCCAATCTATGGTGTTTCCGGTTTATTTGGGGGTGGGGGCGTTTAAGCTCCACCCCCATTTTGTGTTTGAGGTAGTGGCCTACGGGGTCGCCATGGGGCTGCTGCGTCGCAATGTCAGCCGTGACGCTATCCCATTGAACCAGCGCAGCTCGGTGGTGGTGGGTGGGCTGATCGGCGCGCTGGTGGGGGCAAAGCTGCTGGTGCTGCTCCAGCATATAGATTTGTTGGGGAGCGACTGGCGATCGTGGCTGCTGCTGGGCTTGCAGGGCAAAACGGTTGTAGGGGCACTGTTAGGCGGGCTAATCGGCGTCGAGCTAACCAAAAAGTGGATTGGCCTGACGCGATCGACCGGCGATGCCTTTGTGTTTCCGCTGTTGGCGGGGACGGCGATCGGGCGGGTGGGGTGCTTTTTGACCGGGCTGAGCGATCGCACCTACGGCACCGTCACGGCCCTACCCTGGGGCATCGACTTTGGCGATGGCCTACCCCGCCACCCCACCCAGCTCTACGAAATTGGCTTCTTGATTGCCTTGGGCATGTTTCTAGCCTGGTATCGCAAAAGCGATCCTCCCAGCGGCAAACTGTTTCAGCTCTATCTGGTCGGCTACCTCGGTTTTCGCTTTGTTGTTGATTTTCTTAAACCCGACTTTCAGCCGCTCTTGGGGCTAAGCTTTATTCAACTCGCCTGCCTGCTGGGAGTGGCCTACGGGCTATATCAGCTTTTGCGGCAGGAGGTCACAGTTTCGTAGCAGCGTCCCCATGCCCACCCGCCCCTACCTGTTCTACGCCCTCACCAACAGCCTGTGCTCCCGCTGCCTAGGCAAAGTCGAGGCCAAAATCGTCTTTCAAGACGGGGGCGTGTATCTGATCAAGCACTGCCCCACCCACGGGCGCGAAGAAGTCCTAATTGCCGACGACGAAGAATATTACCGGCAAACCCAGGCGTTCATCAAACCGGGGGACATGCCCCTCAAGTTCAACACTCCCATCCGCTACGGCTGCCCCTACGACTGTGGCCTCTGCCCCGATCACGAGCAGCACAGCTGCCTGACGCTGATCGAACTGACCGATCGCTGCAACCTGAGCTGTCCCATCTGCTATGCCGACTCCGGTGTCGAGGAGCACAATGCTGCCCAGCAGCCCCGCCGCCACCGCTCCCTGGCCGAGATCGAGCGCATGTTAGATGCAGTCGTCGCTAACGAGGGTAGCCCCCAGGTGGTGCAGCTCAGCGGCGGCGAACCTACCCTGCATCCTGACTTTTTTAAAGTGCTGGAGCTAGTCAAGGCCCGACCGATTCAGCATTTGATGATCAACACCAACGGGCTGCGGATTGCTCAGGACGCAGCGTTCTGCGATCGCCTCGCCCAGTACAAAACTGGCACCGAAATCTATCTCCAGTTCGACAGCTTTGAGGAAAAAGCCCTGCGCGAACTGCGAGGGGCCGACCTACGCGCCACACGGCAGCAGGCGATCGATCGCCTCAACGACCTCAACCTCTCGACCA
The sequence above is a segment of the Leptolyngbya subtilissima AS-A7 genome. Coding sequences within it:
- a CDS encoding KGK domain-containing protein, which encodes MENGKIMLANEEVVLLDTTESALRSIYGLPRTFRIDDLKTKFDRNSRTSIFDWVEVEVMRVGKGKWQKGKMRIECVFVLNEDEENIQNPEDNPLDELRTRISEFDEQNK
- a CDS encoding HNH endonuclease, with protein sequence MTRTKRISIPRSVREYVLNRDNHQCKSCGKKSSEVKLQIDHILPLAKGGVNDISNLQTLCKGCNQKKSAKIDNRFRRDYTL
- a CDS encoding argininosuccinate synthase, with amino-acid sequence MGRAEKVVLAYSGGVDTTVCIPYLMNEWGVKEVITLAADLGQGDELEPIRVKALNAGVKESLVADLTEEFITDYAFPAIQANALYENRYPLSTALARPLIAKALVEAADRYGADAVAHGCTGKGNDQVRFDVAIAALNPGLKVLAPAREWGMGREETIAYGEKMGLAFPVKKSSPYSIDRNLLGRSIEAGPLENPMTEPLEEVFLMTEAIENTPNEPEYIDIGFTKGLPTSLNGEALGPVELITQLNEIAGRHGVGRIDMIENRLVGIKSREIYEAPALLVLIDAHRDLESLTLTADVTQYKRGIEETYSRLVYNGLWYSPLKLALDAFIQQTQERVSGTVRVKLFKGTNRVVGRESNLALYSDALATYSSDDTFDHKAAEGFIYVWGLPTRVWSEKMRG
- a CDS encoding prolipoprotein diacylglyceryl transferase; translation: MVFPVYLGVGAFKLHPHFVFEVVAYGVAMGLLRRNVSRDAIPLNQRSSVVVGGLIGALVGAKLLVLLQHIDLLGSDWRSWLLLGLQGKTVVGALLGGLIGVELTKKWIGLTRSTGDAFVFPLLAGTAIGRVGCFLTGLSDRTYGTVTALPWGIDFGDGLPRHPTQLYEIGFLIALGMFLAWYRKSDPPSGKLFQLYLVGYLGFRFVVDFLKPDFQPLLGLSFIQLACLLGVAYGLYQLLRQEVTVS
- a CDS encoding radical SAM protein, with translation MPTRPYLFYALTNSLCSRCLGKVEAKIVFQDGGVYLIKHCPTHGREEVLIADDEEYYRQTQAFIKPGDMPLKFNTPIRYGCPYDCGLCPDHEQHSCLTLIELTDRCNLSCPICYADSGVEEHNAAQQPRRHRSLAEIERMLDAVVANEGSPQVVQLSGGEPTLHPDFFKVLELVKARPIQHLMINTNGLRIAQDAAFCDRLAQYKTGTEIYLQFDSFEEKALRELRGADLRATRQQAIDRLNDLNLSTTLVVTLKKGLNDHEIGKIIDYALAQRCVRGVTFQPIQAAGRLEGFEAGRDRYTLTEVRRAILDQSPHFKPQDILPVPCHPDSLAMAYALKIKGKVIPLTGMFSTPTFVDMMPNSVLYEQDPQLKQKIFELFSTSHSPQSSANALKQLLCCLPQVTVPSGITYENIFRIMIVQFLDAFNFDVRSVKRSCIHIVHSDGRIIPFDTYNLFYREGSTGAAKLAKVQSATSTP